One part of the Parasphingorhabdus sp. SCSIO 66989 genome encodes these proteins:
- the arfB gene encoding alternative ribosome rescue aminoacyl-tRNA hydrolase ArfB, with translation MAERWQDIWETIPADAVSEQFITASGPGGQNVNKVATAAQLRINVFRLELAPPVYARLKSLGSAYLTNSGEMVITAKRHRTQAANRLDARERFVSLLQKARTLPAKRKKSRLNRVGKTKRLQGKKIRSAVKKSRGRVRPE, from the coding sequence ATGGCTGAACGCTGGCAGGACATTTGGGAGACCATTCCCGCTGATGCGGTCAGCGAGCAGTTTATCACCGCATCTGGCCCTGGCGGTCAGAATGTCAACAAGGTAGCGACTGCCGCGCAGCTGCGGATCAATGTCTTCAGGCTTGAACTCGCTCCGCCAGTCTATGCCCGGCTGAAATCATTGGGTAGCGCCTATCTCACCAATTCCGGAGAGATGGTGATCACCGCCAAGCGCCATCGCACCCAGGCCGCTAATCGTCTTGATGCGCGCGAGCGTTTTGTGAGCCTGTTGCAAAAGGCGCGCACCCTGCCCGCGAAGCGCAAGAAGAGCCGTCTCAATCGTGTTGGCAAGACAAAACGGCTTCAGGGCAAGAAAATCCGCAGCGCCGTCAAGAAGAGCCGCGGCAGGGTGCGGCCCGAATAG
- a CDS encoding DUF1465 family protein: MPLSKNITPALVDSLYYESMALAEEARAHFSDTGTRDLANTVLSPTRQVELSCESLKVTTRLMHSIAWLLNRKAYFAGELSERQLRAASNDLGQAASSDPDVVATLDPHSRYLVKASEEIFARIERMEERFQQDRLQKMAVDTRLSPALAMQDYLRSSLRSRHFGVVEPDCGCGASACA; this comes from the coding sequence ATGCCCCTCTCGAAAAACATAACGCCCGCTTTGGTGGACTCGCTATATTATGAGTCTATGGCGCTCGCCGAAGAGGCAAGAGCGCATTTTTCCGACACCGGAACACGCGATCTCGCGAACACTGTCTTGTCCCCAACACGACAGGTAGAGCTTTCTTGTGAATCACTGAAAGTAACGACGCGACTAATGCATTCGATTGCATGGTTGTTGAATCGAAAGGCTTACTTCGCCGGGGAGCTATCAGAGCGTCAACTGCGCGCAGCGTCCAATGATCTCGGCCAGGCTGCTTCAAGCGACCCAGACGTCGTTGCCACGCTCGATCCGCATAGCCGCTATCTGGTTAAGGCCAGCGAAGAGATTTTCGCCCGGATCGAGCGCATGGAGGAGCGATTCCAGCAAGATCGGCTGCAGAAGATGGCTGTCGACACGCGCTTGTCACCTGCGCTGGCGATGCAGGATTATCTGAGATCATCGCTGCGTTCTCGCCACTTCGGGGTTGTGGAGCCTGATTGTGGCTGCGGAGCATCGGCCTGCGCCTAG
- a CDS encoding YdcH family protein: MDNGHYQALKSKHEALDAEIHAEEQRPHPDDIRLSDLKKRKLRLKEELSDA, from the coding sequence ATGGACAATGGACATTATCAGGCCCTGAAAAGCAAACACGAAGCTTTGGACGCGGAAATTCATGCCGAAGAGCAGCGTCCTCATCCTGATGATATCCGATTGTCCGATCTCAAAAAGCGCAAGCTTCGACTTAAGGAAGAACTCTCGGACGCCTGA
- a CDS encoding tetratricopeptide repeat protein — MTQLFGRSFSTRSVSRSAMALAMTFAIAAPASVQAQDNNLDARVKRLEAEVRAVQRKVFPGGSERFFEPEVQAETANEAAKPNATNSAVADLLLRVDALESQLATLTAQGEENSFRLGKIEEKLAAMEAAAAPPEEEEEATYEPSDERIAAVSAIVKPESDDAGEDDYIYGFRLWDAGYYPEAQQQLALTVETHPEHRRISHARNLLGRAFLDDGKPGRAAEILLENYQKGARGARAPDSLYYLGRALIASGENTKACAAFTELAEAYPDIASGRLSNNLASGRSDAGCS; from the coding sequence ATGACACAGCTTTTTGGCCGCTCATTTTCCACCCGATCGGTAAGCCGAAGCGCCATGGCGCTGGCTATGACCTTTGCCATTGCGGCCCCTGCCAGCGTGCAGGCGCAGGACAATAATCTGGATGCGCGGGTCAAGCGCCTCGAAGCCGAAGTCCGTGCCGTCCAGCGCAAGGTGTTCCCCGGCGGGTCAGAGCGCTTCTTTGAACCCGAAGTGCAGGCAGAGACGGCTAATGAAGCGGCAAAGCCCAATGCCACCAATTCGGCTGTTGCCGATCTGCTGCTGCGCGTCGATGCGTTGGAAAGCCAGCTTGCGACGCTGACCGCGCAAGGCGAGGAGAACAGTTTCCGCCTTGGCAAGATTGAAGAGAAACTTGCCGCGATGGAAGCTGCAGCCGCGCCTCCCGAAGAGGAGGAAGAAGCCACCTATGAACCCAGCGATGAGCGCATTGCCGCCGTGTCCGCCATTGTGAAGCCGGAGAGCGATGATGCTGGCGAGGATGACTATATTTACGGCTTCCGCCTGTGGGATGCTGGCTATTATCCCGAGGCCCAGCAGCAACTGGCGCTGACGGTCGAAACCCATCCTGAACATCGCCGCATCAGCCATGCGCGTAACTTGTTGGGCCGCGCTTTTCTCGACGATGGCAAACCGGGACGGGCCGCAGAGATATTGCTGGAAAACTATCAGAAAGGCGCACGCGGTGCCCGCGCTCCAGACAGCCTTTATTATCTCGGCCGCGCATTAATCGCCAGTGGCGAGAACACCAAAGCCTGTGCCGCCTTTACCGAGCTGGCTGAGGCCTATCCCGATATTGCGTCCGGGCGATTGTCCAACAATCTCGCTAGCGGTCGCAGCGATGCGGGCTGTAGTTGA
- a CDS encoding helix-turn-helix domain-containing protein, producing MEDVPLQNGEFKLLTSGQRLREARQAAEMELSEIAAKTRVPLRHLEAVEESRFDDLPGRTYAIGFSKAYARVVNLPEDAFLDDLREEINEAGMEPMRQSDPVQYAAEDPSKVPSAKTAWIIALVGIAVIIGGYYLWRNQYFSGLSSGETAQVADNADADGAAEGDTQNTASSNATVERQADGSITAPATGDVVFTATEDNVWVKFYDGSGKQLMQKQMALGETYVVPADADNPQIWTGRPDAFAITIGGETVPPLGTADRSIKDVPVSASALLARGAAEESTEEE from the coding sequence ATGGAAGACGTGCCGCTGCAAAATGGCGAATTCAAGTTGCTGACCTCTGGCCAGCGCTTGCGTGAAGCGCGCCAGGCGGCGGAGATGGAGCTTTCAGAGATTGCCGCCAAAACCCGCGTTCCACTGCGCCATCTGGAAGCGGTTGAAGAAAGCCGCTTTGATGATCTTCCCGGGCGCACCTATGCCATTGGCTTTTCCAAAGCCTATGCCCGGGTCGTCAATCTGCCTGAAGACGCGTTTCTCGATGATCTGCGCGAAGAGATAAACGAAGCGGGCATGGAGCCAATGCGCCAGAGCGATCCGGTGCAATATGCTGCAGAGGACCCATCGAAAGTCCCTTCCGCCAAAACCGCATGGATCATCGCACTGGTCGGTATCGCGGTCATTATTGGCGGCTATTATCTCTGGCGTAACCAATATTTCAGCGGCTTGAGCAGTGGCGAAACCGCGCAAGTTGCGGATAATGCAGATGCAGATGGCGCTGCCGAAGGCGATACGCAAAACACTGCGTCAAGCAATGCAACCGTTGAGCGCCAGGCCGATGGTTCTATTACCGCGCCGGCGACCGGCGATGTCGTGTTCACCGCAACCGAGGACAATGTCTGGGTCAAATTCTATGACGGCTCAGGTAAACAATTGATGCAGAAGCAGATGGCACTGGGCGAGACATATGTGGTGCCCGCCGATGCCGATAACCCGCAGATATGGACCGGACGGCCCGATGCCTTTGCCATAACCATCGGCGGTGAAACCGTGCCGCCCCTGGGCACGGCTGATCGCTCGATAAAGGACGTGCCGGTCAGCGCATCGGCATTGTTGGCGCGCGGTGCGGCAGAAGAGAGCACCGAAGAAGAGTAA
- the ptsP gene encoding phosphoenolpyruvate--protein phosphotransferase: MTPTQTAPRQILTELHEIMAARANAQTKLNQVVEIIGKALDSEVCSIYLLREGVLELFATRGLNQDAVHVTKLALGEGLTGHIAQNVEILNLAEAEAHPDFQYRPETGEERFHSFAGVPIIRRERAVGVVNVQHIEPRRYEDIELEALQTVAMVISEMIDNADMIDRDTMLDTGIAASGPQRLDGLTLVKGLASGNAVFHQPRIKIEHVVAEDIEAERQRVYSAFSRMREQIDHMANQAEFGVGGEHEEVLQTYKMFAYDEGWSRRINEAIDSGLTAEAAIERVQQRTRMRMRQIDDPLLADRMHDLEDLANRLLRIVSGQIGTAAQLGLREDTILIARNLGPAELLEYDRRRLKGVILEEGSLTAHVTIVARAMGIPVIGQVRTIRHLVREGDPLLIDTIESTVHVRPIDAVIDAFNAKLNRRKKRQAGFAALRDLPAVTKDGVPITLLVNAGLRDDVGALSLTGADGIGLFRTEFQFLVSATMPRRERQTRLYRDVLDAAGDKPVVFRTVDIGGDKSLPYLATDSPEENPAMGWRALRVALERDGLMKVQARSLLEAAAGRTLSVMFPMVAEPWEFARARDIFEGQRQFLIDHKKLLPDHVRYGAMLEVPSLAETLDLLLPEIDFLSIGTNDLTQFLLAADRAHPKLAERYDWLSPAIFRFLARIVRTVEGSDTDLTVCGEMGGRRLSAMALLGIGITRLSITPAAVGPIKAMIRSINLAEVREKLETVLAKPPENMRQTLRDWAHDQKIEVD, from the coding sequence ATGACCCCGACACAGACTGCTCCACGCCAGATTCTGACCGAATTGCACGAGATTATGGCGGCGCGGGCCAATGCCCAGACCAAGCTTAATCAGGTTGTCGAGATAATCGGCAAAGCTTTGGATAGCGAGGTTTGTTCAATCTATCTGCTGCGGGAAGGGGTCCTGGAACTGTTCGCCACACGCGGTCTGAATCAGGACGCGGTGCACGTCACAAAATTGGCGCTGGGCGAAGGGCTGACCGGCCATATCGCGCAAAATGTCGAGATTCTCAATCTCGCTGAAGCCGAAGCGCATCCCGATTTCCAGTATCGCCCGGAAACCGGTGAGGAACGCTTTCACAGCTTTGCCGGCGTACCAATCATTCGCCGCGAACGCGCCGTGGGTGTTGTTAATGTCCAGCATATCGAGCCACGCCGCTATGAGGATATAGAACTCGAAGCGCTGCAGACAGTCGCCATGGTCATCAGCGAGATGATCGACAATGCCGATATGATCGATCGCGATACCATGCTCGATACCGGCATTGCCGCCAGCGGGCCGCAGCGCCTTGACGGCCTGACGCTGGTCAAGGGTCTGGCCTCGGGCAATGCCGTATTTCACCAGCCAAGGATCAAGATTGAGCATGTAGTGGCCGAGGATATCGAGGCTGAGCGGCAACGCGTCTATTCGGCCTTTTCGCGGATGCGCGAGCAGATCGACCATATGGCCAACCAGGCCGAATTTGGTGTTGGTGGCGAGCATGAAGAAGTGCTCCAAACCTACAAGATGTTCGCTTATGATGAAGGCTGGTCGCGCCGGATCAACGAGGCGATTGACAGCGGTCTGACCGCAGAGGCGGCGATCGAACGGGTGCAGCAGCGCACAAGGATGCGGATGCGCCAGATTGATGATCCTCTGCTTGCAGACCGGATGCATGATTTGGAAGACCTCGCCAATCGCTTGCTGCGCATTGTGTCGGGCCAGATCGGCACCGCCGCGCAACTGGGCCTGCGCGAAGATACGATCTTGATCGCGCGCAATCTGGGACCAGCCGAGTTGCTCGAATATGATCGACGGCGGCTCAAGGGTGTGATCCTCGAAGAAGGTTCACTCACCGCACATGTCACCATTGTCGCACGCGCCATGGGGATCCCGGTTATCGGCCAGGTGCGGACCATCCGCCACCTTGTGCGCGAAGGCGATCCACTGCTGATCGACACCATAGAATCGACCGTCCATGTGCGGCCAATCGATGCCGTGATTGATGCCTTCAACGCCAAGCTCAACCGCCGCAAAAAGCGGCAGGCCGGGTTTGCCGCTTTGCGCGATCTACCCGCTGTGACAAAGGATGGCGTGCCGATCACCCTGTTGGTCAATGCTGGCCTGCGTGATGATGTCGGGGCACTCTCGCTGACCGGTGCGGACGGCATCGGCCTGTTCCGTACCGAATTCCAGTTTCTGGTGAGCGCCACCATGCCAAGACGCGAGCGCCAGACGCGGCTCTATCGCGATGTTCTGGATGCCGCCGGGGACAAACCGGTGGTGTTCCGCACCGTCGATATTGGCGGTGACAAATCGCTGCCCTATCTCGCCACTGACAGTCCGGAGGAAAACCCCGCGATGGGCTGGCGTGCACTGCGGGTGGCGTTGGAACGTGACGGCTTGATGAAGGTACAGGCCCGCTCCTTGCTCGAAGCTGCTGCAGGACGCACGCTGAGCGTGATGTTCCCGATGGTCGCCGAGCCTTGGGAATTTGCGCGCGCCCGCGACATATTTGAAGGGCAGCGTCAGTTTCTGATCGATCATAAGAAACTGCTGCCAGACCATGTGCGCTATGGTGCGATGCTTGAAGTTCCTTCACTGGCGGAAACGCTTGATCTTTTGCTGCCCGAAATCGACTTTCTCTCTATCGGCACCAATGACCTAACCCAGTTTCTCCTCGCCGCTGATCGCGCGCATCCGAAACTGGCAGAACGCTATGACTGGCTGAGCCCGGCAATCTTCCGCTTCCTGGCAAGGATTGTCCGCACAGTGGAGGGCAGCGATACTGACCTCACCGTCTGTGGCGAGATGGGCGGGCGCAGGCTTTCCGCAATGGCGCTATTGGGTATTGGCATTACCCGGCTTTCGATCACGCCTGCAGCGGTTGGTCCCATCAAAGCCATGATCCGGTCGATCAATCTCGCCGAGGTGCGTGAAAAGCTTGAGACTGTGCTGGCGAAACCACCGGAAAACATGCGCCAGACGTTACGGGATTGGGCGCATGACCAGAAGATTGAGGTCGATTGA
- a CDS encoding YdcH family protein, producing MHEQAMRQKLEQLKLEHRDLDVAINALADSGGHDQLQLARMKRRKLKLKDQIAVIEDYLIPDIIA from the coding sequence GTGCACGAACAGGCGATGCGGCAGAAGCTAGAGCAGCTCAAACTGGAGCATCGCGATCTTGATGTCGCGATTAATGCCTTGGCGGACAGTGGCGGTCATGACCAGCTACAACTGGCGCGCATGAAGCGGCGCAAGCTAAAGCTGAAGGACCAGATTGCCGTCATTGAGGATTATTTGATCCCCGATATCATTGCCTGA
- a CDS encoding RluA family pseudouridine synthase has product MAVRNPNFDKRRDTLESEAGYDSPLQVLFLDGEALVVDKPAGMPVTPTKSGEVGVEWLAHDMRFGFKRPPLAVHRLDRDTSGCLLMARNSGALKRFGSAFAEREVHKVYLGIVAGAPEDEAGEIAMPLDKTSTEALGWWMHPDRNGKAAITRWRVIAQHDGHSLIAFVPITGRTHQIRAHAYFALGLPLLHDPVYRAGRSAKPADSKGDTRTMLHSWHLEFARSGKNDVYATAPLPRDFVNLGFEDDCVAPSLLAELLAEPKDHG; this is encoded by the coding sequence ATGGCTGTCCGCAATCCCAATTTCGATAAAAGACGCGATACCCTTGAGTCCGAGGCCGGGTATGACAGCCCGTTGCAGGTGCTGTTTCTCGACGGCGAGGCGCTGGTGGTGGATAAACCGGCGGGCATGCCGGTAACGCCGACCAAATCGGGCGAAGTGGGTGTCGAATGGCTGGCGCATGATATGCGCTTCGGCTTCAAACGTCCTCCTTTGGCCGTCCATCGACTTGACCGCGATACTTCGGGATGCCTGTTAATGGCGCGCAATAGTGGCGCGCTAAAACGCTTTGGCAGTGCCTTTGCCGAGCGGGAGGTGCATAAAGTTTATCTTGGCATTGTGGCGGGCGCACCCGAAGATGAAGCAGGCGAGATTGCCATGCCGCTCGACAAGACCAGCACCGAGGCTCTGGGCTGGTGGATGCATCCCGACCGCAATGGCAAGGCCGCGATAACCCGGTGGCGGGTGATAGCGCAGCATGACGGTCATAGCCTGATCGCCTTTGTACCGATTACCGGGCGCACACATCAGATCCGCGCCCATGCCTATTTTGCGCTCGGCCTGCCGCTGCTGCATGATCCGGTCTATCGTGCTGGCCGCAGCGCCAAGCCCGCTGACAGCAAAGGCGATACGCGGACCATGCTGCACAGCTGGCATTTGGAGTTTGCGCGCTCTGGCAAGAACGATGTGTATGCCACTGCGCCACTGCCCCGTGATTTCGTCAATCTGGGCTTTGAAGATGACTGTGTTGCGCCGTCGCTATTGGCTGAGTTGCTTGCCGAGCCGAAAGACCATGGCTGA
- a CDS encoding glycine zipper 2TM domain-containing protein, translating into MTIRPKARNTLSVASCAALAIATVGPASAAESLHHGDTNTVGDMIGTMHQTQQPVVTQQRLDDGTLITTTTTSGPVYDPSVFVTDGGPMSPGVPAAQPAAPIAPATTQDGRYNGQWTGNYVGPDGRTYQGQWTGTYQDPQGNTLQGEYRGTYTGESRFTDANGNPVGVDFGNGAVPAAPTALPTAMPGYPGYQGYPGYPVQQTNSNLSYLTEQLEECRRDNGIGGALIGGGLGALAGNRIAGPGNRTAGTLIGAGVGAVAGMAIDQAEKNPCDDLERQVAAARQQQQQAAYNPYGGYPYGYGYGYPAYYYPPQTVTTIVIQPGSSAARTTYVQGGGYSSPNSKVVRRATKRIPR; encoded by the coding sequence ATGACCATCCGCCCAAAAGCACGCAATACTCTTTCTGTCGCAAGCTGTGCTGCGTTGGCCATAGCAACCGTCGGCCCAGCGTCTGCGGCCGAATCGCTGCACCATGGCGACACCAACACCGTTGGCGACATGATCGGCACAATGCATCAAACGCAACAGCCGGTCGTTACCCAGCAGCGGCTTGATGATGGTACCTTGATTACCACCACCACAACGTCCGGCCCGGTCTATGACCCTTCGGTTTTTGTCACAGATGGTGGTCCCATGTCCCCTGGTGTACCAGCAGCGCAACCCGCTGCCCCGATCGCCCCAGCAACAACGCAAGATGGTCGCTATAATGGCCAATGGACCGGTAACTATGTCGGCCCCGATGGACGCACCTATCAGGGGCAGTGGACCGGCACCTATCAGGACCCTCAAGGGAACACTTTACAGGGCGAATATCGCGGCACCTATACTGGCGAGAGCCGTTTCACCGATGCCAATGGCAATCCGGTGGGTGTCGATTTTGGTAATGGCGCTGTGCCAGCCGCGCCCACTGCACTCCCGACAGCAATGCCCGGTTATCCGGGATATCAAGGCTATCCCGGTTATCCGGTTCAGCAGACCAATAGCAACCTTAGCTATCTGACCGAGCAACTGGAAGAGTGCCGCCGCGATAATGGCATTGGCGGCGCGCTGATCGGTGGAGGTCTTGGCGCCCTGGCGGGCAATCGCATTGCCGGTCCGGGCAACCGCACTGCAGGCACGCTGATCGGCGCGGGTGTCGGTGCCGTGGCTGGCATGGCAATTGATCAGGCGGAAAAGAACCCTTGTGATGATCTGGAGCGCCAAGTCGCCGCTGCGCGCCAGCAACAGCAACAGGCCGCCTATAATCCGTATGGCGGATATCCTTATGGATATGGTTATGGCTATCCTGCCTATTACTATCCGCCGCAGACAGTGACGACGATTGTTATCCAACCGGGCTCAAGTGCAGCGAGAACGACCTATGTTCAAGGTGGCGGATATTCGTCACCCAATAGCAAAGTGGTGCGTCGGGCGACCAAGAGAATTCCGCGCTAA
- a CDS encoding GAF domain-containing protein has translation MYDFAPASNATKAQLYDDLLSAAKALTQGEPDAIANMANVAALIWQFLPDLNWAGFYRVVADELVLGPFVGKPACIRIAIGQGVCGTAVSEARAQRVDDVHAFPGHIACDADSRSELVLPIIADNRVVAVIDLDSPLPARFDAEDEQGMMQLAALLGDRMVA, from the coding sequence ATGTATGATTTTGCCCCCGCTTCCAACGCCACCAAGGCGCAACTCTATGACGATCTGCTGAGCGCCGCCAAAGCGCTGACTCAGGGCGAACCCGATGCCATCGCCAATATGGCCAATGTCGCGGCATTGATCTGGCAGTTTCTCCCCGATCTTAACTGGGCCGGCTTTTATCGCGTGGTGGCTGACGAATTGGTGCTGGGGCCGTTTGTGGGTAAGCCAGCCTGTATTCGTATCGCTATAGGTCAGGGCGTCTGCGGCACCGCCGTTTCCGAAGCCAGGGCGCAGCGTGTCGATGATGTCCATGCCTTTCCCGGCCATATCGCTTGTGATGCCGACAGCCGATCCGAGCTTGTCCTGCCGATCATCGCCGACAATCGGGTAGTCGCGGTAATCGATCTCGACAGCCCCTTGCCAGCACGCTTTGACGCTGAGGATGAACAGGGCATGATGCAATTGGCGGCACTTCTGGGCGACAGAATGGTCGCGTAA